Part of the Hallerella porci genome is shown below.
CATTTTGATGCCGCTGGCGATTCTTTTGGGCATTTTACTGCCTTGTGCACATGTGCTTTCTCCGCTGATGCCTTTTTGCATCGGCCTTATGATGGCGCTTACTTTTGTGTCGAAAGTGCCACCGCAGCAGCACGGATTTACGTTTAAAATTGAAATGCGAGCGCTCTTTGCGGGGCTTTTTCTCTGCGGGCTTTTATTAGCTTCCGAAAAACTTTTTGGACTTTCGCGGCCGATTGTTCTCGGCTGCATGCTCATTTGCCTTTGCCCGCCAGCGAATGCGGCTCCGGTGATGGCGAAACTTCTCGGTGGAAATCCGATTTTAGCGCTTAAAATTTTCCTTGTCGGAAGCGTCATCGCTTGCTTTTCGATTCCATTTATTTTCGGCTATTTTTGTCCACCGCCTGCGGGAATGGAACAGCTTGATTTTTTAGGCCTTTCCAAGAGAATTTTTAATTCGATTCAACCGATTATTACAATTCCTTTGGCGATTGCGCTCGGCCTTCGCAGTTTTTATCCCGAAGTCGCTGATAAAATTGCGAAACTACAGAAATACACGATGTTCATTTGGATTTTCAACGTTTTCGTTTTGCTTTCGAAGGCGAGTTACGATGTCCGTTTAATGGGCGTCAAAAAATTGTGGGACGCTGGAGATTTTCAACTGACCGCAATTATTTCTCTTGTACTTTGCGTTCTTCTCTTTTTCTTAGGCTGGCTTTGTGAACGGAAATCGCATCCGATTGAAGGTTCGCAGAGTATGGGACAAAAGAATACGATGCTTATCATTTGGGTGGCGCAGCTTTACGCGGGCCCCGTCGCTGCTCTTTGTCCGACATTTTATGTCGTATGGCAAAATCTCGTTCTGAGTTGGATGAGTCGTTCTCGTCGCAGTAATAAAAATCCAACACTGCAAAAAAACGAAGCATAAAAAAAGCGGCTTTCGCCGCTTTTTTCGTTTTTATTTGATGACCAATTTGTGGGCTTGTGCGCTCTGCTTCTTGACGAATTTGAATGTGAGAATGCCATCTTCCAAGAAAGCGTCTGCATTTTCTGCATTCAAATCTTCGGAAAGCTTGAACGAGCGTTCGTATTTCATTTCGGAAGTTGCGCTCTTACGCGTTGCTTTAATGGTAAGAGTATCGCCTTCGATGTCCACGTCAATATCGCTCTTCTTTACACCGGGGAGTTCAACTTCCAAAGTGTAAATTCCACCTTTTTCCGAAACGGTTGCGCGTGGAACATAAGAATCGCAAGCCTTCACATCTTCATTCAATGTGTCAAACCAATCATTCAATCCAAAGAAATTTGCCGGAATCATTTTTTTCGTAAACATAATGAAATCTCCTTTTCTAAAATTGCCGTTTATTTAATCATGATTTTGCGTTTTTCAGCCGCTTGCTTCTTCGAAAGCTTAAAGCTCAAAACGCCGTTTTCAAAAGACGCTTCGGCAGAAGACGGATCCAAATCTTCGGCGAGTTTGAATGTGCGTTCGTATGTCACCTGAGATGTGGCGGTCTTACGAGAAGCCTTGACTGCGAGAGTATCGCCTTCGACATCGACTTCTACATCTTCTTTCCTTACGCCCGGAAGATCAATTTCCAAAGTGTAAGCGCCATCTTTTTCGACGACAGCAGCGCGCGGCATGCAAGCTTTTCCGTTGCCATCGAGGGCGTCAAAGAAATTATCTAATCCAAAGAAGTGAGTCGGAATCATTTGAGTGTTGTACATATTGTATCTCCTTTTTTATTTTCACCCGATGATTATGCAAAAGCCGTGCCAATTTTTCTGTAGCGATGAAATTTGGCAAAAAAGGCCAAGAGAATGCGGCGAAGTATTTCAAAATCAAACAAAGAGTTTTAAAACGAAATAGGGAAATGATGCAAAATGAAAAATGCCTTCGGTAAGAATGCGGCAAATTTTATATGTTTATCACATGAAACTTAGAATGTCTTTTGCACATTGCCTTTTTAAAACTCTTACTATCGCAGGGATTGCGGTAAGCGTCGTCTTTGCTGCTTCTTCTAAAAACGAGAAGAAAGCGCCAGGCGATTTTTACGAAGAACTTTCGCGCTTGAACAAAGTTCTTTCGGAAATCAATTTGAAGTATGTCGAAGATGTCGATCCGGCAGAACTTTCGGAATCGGCGATTCAAGGAATGCGGAATATTTTGGATCCGCATACAGCGGTTTTTGCCCCGAAAGATTACGAAGATTTGAAAGTTTCGACGGAAGGGGAATTCGGTGGCGTCGGAATTACGATTAGTCTCCGCGATAATATTTTGACGGTGATTTCGCCGCTTGCGGGAACGCCGGCTTTTAATTTGGGCATTCGTGCGGGTGACCGCATTATGAAGATTGACGGTAAAGACACGAAAGGTTACACATTAGACGAAGCCGTGAGTAAACTCCGCGGAAAAGTCGGAACAGATGTGACCGTGAGCATTGCTCGCGCAGGTGTTACCGAACTAATGGACTTTACAATTACCCGTGCGAAAATTGTGGTGCATGCGGTGCCGTTTAGCGGAATGATTTCCGAAGACATCGGCTACATTAAACTCGCATCGTTCTCGTTAAAGACCCGCGACGAAGTCGTAAGCGCGATTCAGAAATTGCAAAAGCAAGGCATGAAAAAACTCGTCCTCGATTTGCGCTATAATCCGGGCGGACTTCTCAACCAAGCGGTAGAAATCGGCGAACTCTTTTTGAAAAAAGGAAACGTCATCGTCAGCACTCGTGGACGGACTCAGCAGACCGAAAGCCGTGCACATAAAGACGGCATCGTTTCTCCCGATGTTCCGCTCGTCGTTTTGGTGAACCAAGGTTCGGCAAGCGCCGCAGAAATTGTTTCGGGCGCCATTCAAGATTGGGACCGCGGACTTATCATCGGAAAGACTTCGTTTGGTAAAGGTTCTGTGCAAACGATTTTCCCGTTAGACAATCAAGGTTATGCGTTAAAACTCACGACGGCGTTTTATTATTTGCCGTTCGGAC
Proteins encoded:
- a CDS encoding S41 family peptidase; this translates as MKLRMSFAHCLFKTLTIAGIAVSVVFAASSKNEKKAPGDFYEELSRLNKVLSEINLKYVEDVDPAELSESAIQGMRNILDPHTAVFAPKDYEDLKVSTEGEFGGVGITISLRDNILTVISPLAGTPAFNLGIRAGDRIMKIDGKDTKGYTLDEAVSKLRGKVGTDVTVSIARAGVTELMDFTITRAKIVVHAVPFSGMISEDIGYIKLASFSLKTRDEVVSAIQKLQKQGMKKLVLDLRYNPGGLLNQAVEIGELFLKKGNVIVSTRGRTQQTESRAHKDGIVSPDVPLVVLVNQGSASAAEIVSGAIQDWDRGLIIGKTSFGKGSVQTIFPLDNQGYALKLTTAFYYLPFGRCINKPENGIKGLKIREEEELEDETETAQDSTVASADTVVVDTFFTNAGRKMYGGGGITPDVDIELDPIPWVVQVQERMAMYFKYAVKIRPSLEKQGVKVDGNWVVPDSLFTQFKDFCLKDTNFTKIKSNSLATLEILEKDLIREQNFMGDSSKTLSDTVLSAEVNALRKALEKDRDNQFGENREYIMNGIKRELLTVFQGDSASTAFTLQSDAQVKEAIKYLSDMDLYKKTISAPTKAPTKEKGKKK
- a CDS encoding Hsp20/alpha crystallin family protein, with protein sequence MYNTQMIPTHFFGLDNFFDALDGNGKACMPRAAVVEKDGAYTLEIDLPGVRKEDVEVDVEGDTLAVKASRKTATSQVTYERTFKLAEDLDPSSAEASFENGVLSFKLSKKQAAEKRKIMIK
- a CDS encoding Hsp20/alpha crystallin family protein; the encoded protein is MFTKKMIPANFFGLNDWFDTLNEDVKACDSYVPRATVSEKGGIYTLEVELPGVKKSDIDVDIEGDTLTIKATRKSATSEMKYERSFKLSEDLNAENADAFLEDGILTFKFVKKQSAQAHKLVIK
- a CDS encoding bile acid:sodium symporter family protein; translation: MAKLRSILMPLAILLGILLPCAHVLSPLMPFCIGLMMALTFVSKVPPQQHGFTFKIEMRALFAGLFLCGLLLASEKLFGLSRPIVLGCMLICLCPPANAAPVMAKLLGGNPILALKIFLVGSVIACFSIPFIFGYFCPPPAGMEQLDFLGLSKRIFNSIQPIITIPLAIALGLRSFYPEVADKIAKLQKYTMFIWIFNVFVLLSKASYDVRLMGVKKLWDAGDFQLTAIISLVLCVLLFFLGWLCERKSHPIEGSQSMGQKNTMLIIWVAQLYAGPVAALCPTFYVVWQNLVLSWMSRSRRSNKNPTLQKNEA